The DNA window AGGGCAGCGGCCGGTGTGGCCAGCGCCTCGCGGGCACGCTCAGCAAGCATCTTCGTCGACGGAAGATCAAACTGGAGCCCGTACACATCCGGTGGAATCTGTCGCTCAACCACATGGAGGAGGGTCAGCGACAACCCATAGCTGAGAGCGATTTCGCGAGCGTGTCCCAGCAGAGATGCCTGCGCGTCCGAGAAGTCGACAGGCACCAGCAGCGATCGTCCCTCGAGAGCACCAGGGGACCCGTCCCCGCGCCCCACCGTGAGCACCGGACACGACGACCGACGCACGACCTCCTCGGCCACACTGCCCAGCAGGAGGCGTCGGACGCCGCGTCGCCCATGCGTCCCCAGCACGATGAGGTCCACGTCGTGCTCGGTTGCATACGAGAGAATGCCCTCCGCCGCCGACCGGTGGACGACCCGCCGTTCATGCATCTGCGGCTCCGCTACGGCCGTCCTCTCCATAGGGGCATGCAGGTCGGCCAGAACATCGTCACTGCAGACCTCGATAACATCTGAAAGCTCCGCATCGCGCTCCTCGACCCGGATGACGTGAAGCTCGGCATCGAAGCGCTGAGCAAGATGAGCGGCGTGTCGACGGGCCCGTTCGGCACAGGGAGAGCCGTCGGTCGGGAAGAGAATACGAGTAAGATGGATCATAGCCGGTCGGAGCGTGGGTCGACGGAAAACGGAAACTGTATGGTTAGGCGGCCGCCGAAGCGGTGTCCTCGGTCGGAGACACGAGTGACCGGCCGAACGCCTTCGTGGTCAACACGGGACAGGAGACGTGCCGCACGACCTTCTCGGCCACACTGCCCAGGAAGAAGCGTTCGAGACCTGTGCGGCCGTGCGTCGAGAGAGAAACAAGATCGATGCCCTCGTCCCGTACAAACTCGGAAATTTCGGAGGGCGCCGATCCGGTGCGAACGTGCGTTTCAATACGATTGGGCTCCTCAACGACTGTCGATACAAATTCGCTGAGGGTCTCTCGCACCTTCTCGTCGAGATCGGGCTCCACGTCGTAGACCGACCGAACCCCCCCGACGTAGAAGGCCGGGTGCAGGTCTTCTTCAACGACGTGCAGGACGTGGACGCGAGCGTCGTACAACTGCGCCCAGGCGTTGGCCGTCCGCAGGGCCTCGCGCGAGTAGTCCGAAAAATCCACAGGAACCAGAATCTGCTCGATGCGCCCGACCGCCGGCGTCGGGTCCGCCTCCATCCCCCGCACGGTAAGCACCGGCTGCTCGGCCCGACGCACGACCTCTTCGGCCACACTCCCGAGCAGAATGCGGCTCGGTCCCCGCCGTCCGTGCGTGCCCATCGCAATGAGGTCAACGTCCTCCTCCGACGCATAGCTGAGAAGGGCCGGGGCCGGCGACACGTCGCGCCGTACAACTTCGCGCACGGTCACCGCATCGAGGGCCTCGGTCGACAGCCCATCGTTGGCAAGTTCGTCGCGCAGAGCATCGAGGCCTTCCGTCGGCGACGGGCGATCGCGCGACCGGTCGTCGATGTCGTGAAGAACCTCGGCGTGAAGGATGTGCAGCGTAGCCCCGGTACGGGCCGCAAGGTCGAAGCCGTGTCGCAGTGCCCGATCGGACACCGACGAAAAGTCCCGAGCGATAAGGATGTCGTCGATTGCAAACATGTTGGACGTGAGGGTTAATGAGGAGAAAAGCCTCTTCTTATGTTGCTAGAGTGCAGTATACCGGTTCGTGGGGAAGTCGTTTGTCCACTCTTCCGCGCCGACCGCGACGGGAATTCCTGACGTGGTGTGTGGGGGAAGGTCGCACATCTTGTCTCCACGGCGGGCCGCGTCGATTTTCTCCCGTACGGCCCCCATTCCCGAACCGGGTTTGGGGCACCCGGCAGACGATACTCCGGTTACGGACGGTTGTCAGGGAATCTCTGATCGACCTGAGCGAGAACGACCTGTGATCGTACCGAGATCCTTTGATCTTTTGTCGTTTAGATGGAAGACTTGAGAAGGACGGACGTACATCCCATCCCTCTTCTTCTTTCTCCCCATCGCTGACCCGACCGACACTGTGGCAATGGAAGTTGTGCTAGGTATTCTCGCGGTCACCGTGGTCCTGATTGTGACCGAGGTGTTTCGCATCGACGTGGTGGCCCTCTTGGCCTTGCTGGCGCTGGTCTGGACCGGTAGCATCTCTCCGGAGCAGGCCCGCTCCGGCTTCGCAAGCAACGCCGTGCTCGCCATCATCGGCGTCATGATCATGGGGCGCGGGCTCTTCCGCTCGGGAGTGACCGAAAAGATTGCGAGCTTCATTCTCCAGGTGGCCGGCCGAGGCAAGCGACGCATTCTCTCCACAGTGTCGATCACCGTGGGGATCATGTCCGGTTTCATGCAGAACATCGGGGCAGCCGCTCTCTTCCTGCCGGTCATGACGGGCATTTCCAAACGGGAACAAATTCCCATCTCCAGCCTCCTGATGCCCATGGGCTTTGCGGCCCTGCTCGGCGGCACGCTCACGATGGTCGGAACCAGCTCTCTCATCGTTCTAAATGACCTCTTGACCGCCCAGGGCCTCGACCCGTTCGGGCTCTTTACCGTGCTGCCGATCGGCCTCCTTTTGCTCGGCACCGGCATCCTCTACTTCTTCGTAGTGG is part of the Salinibacter sp. 10B genome and encodes:
- a CDS encoding universal stress protein; its protein translation is MIHLTRILFPTDGSPCAERARRHAAHLAQRFDAELHVIRVEERDAELSDVIEVCSDDVLADLHAPMERTAVAEPQMHERRVVHRSAAEGILSYATEHDVDLIVLGTHGRRGVRRLLLGSVAEEVVRRSSCPVLTVGRGDGSPGALEGRSLLVPVDFSDAQASLLGHAREIALSYGLSLTLLHVVERQIPPDVYGLQFDLPSTKMLAERAREALATPAAALRDEGLDVTIEVGTGNVADTIVNAAEEAGVLAIATHGRTGLERMFMGSVAETVVRQAQCPVFTVKSFGKSLVRTRVDHEEDR
- a CDS encoding universal stress protein — protein: MFAIDDILIARDFSSVSDRALRHGFDLAARTGATLHILHAEVLHDIDDRSRDRPSPTEGLDALRDELANDGLSTEALDAVTVREVVRRDVSPAPALLSYASEEDVDLIAMGTHGRRGPSRILLGSVAEEVVRRAEQPVLTVRGMEADPTPAVGRIEQILVPVDFSDYSREALRTANAWAQLYDARVHVLHVVEEDLHPAFYVGGVRSVYDVEPDLDEKVRETLSEFVSTVVEEPNRIETHVRTGSAPSEISEFVRDEGIDLVSLSTHGRTGLERFFLGSVAEKVVRHVSCPVLTTKAFGRSLVSPTEDTASAAA